From a single Apium graveolens cultivar Ventura chromosome 2, ASM990537v1, whole genome shotgun sequence genomic region:
- the LOC141708163 gene encoding uncharacterized protein LOC141708163, with translation MKREMGERNKKDKTGKKSRTQEDWPLVKPKSDLRVMNLKDSHLFTVPNFLTSAESKAFVAVAESLGFVHQGSLGPTKGEAFRDNDRISVNDPVLADTLWKSGLDKIFSDFKIRGKFAVGLNPNIRFYRYSVGQRFGRHIDESADLGDGKRTHYTLLIYLSGGGGQSKSKSKKESSNNEESSIEPLVGGETVFYGPRNNLVAEVAPSEGMALLHIHGAMCMLHEARNVTKGIKYVLRSDVAFA, from the exons ATGAAGAGAGAGATGGGGGAGAGAAATAAGAAAGATAAAACAgggaagaaatcaagaacacaagaAGATTGGCCACTCGTCAAACCCAAATCTGATCTTCGTGTTATGAACCTTAAAGATTCTCATCTCTTTACC GTGCCGAATTTCTTGACTTCTGCTGAATCGAAAGCATTTGTAGCAGTTGCCGAGTCGCTAGGTTTTGTGCATCAAGGCAGTCTTGGCCCTACGAAAGGCGAAGCTTTTAGAGATAATGATAGGATTTCTGTTAATGATCCTGTTCTTGCAGATACTCTATGGAAATCTGGACTTGACAAAATATTCTCTGATTTCAAAATTCGAGGCAAATTTGCTGTTGGCTTGAATCCAAATATTAGGTTTTATAG GTACAGTGTTGGTCAGAGATTTGGACGTCACATCGATGAAAGTGCTGATCTTGGAGATGGAAAGCGCACACATTATACATTGCTAATATATCTTAGTGGTGGTGGTGGTCAATCCAAATCAAAGTCTAAAAAAGAGTCGAGCAACAATGAAGAATCTTCCATAGAGCCTCTAGTTGGAGGAGAAACGGTCTTCTACGGTCCAAGAAATAATCTTGTGGCTGAG GTTGCACCTTCCGAAGGCATGGCTCTGCTTCACATTCATGGGGCCATGTGTATGCTGCATGAAGCACGAAATGTAACCAAGGGTATAAAGTATGTGTTACGGTCAGATGTAGCTTTCGCCTGA
- the LOC141697541 gene encoding subtilisin-like protease SBT4.3, translating to MGDLPEGGESLHSTHHNILSDVLGSHSLAKEALVYSYGRSFNGFVAKLADAEVAKLTAAKGVVSVFPNRKLQIHTTRSWNFLGVPRSDPLKPTEGSVIVGMFDTGLWPESKSFEDESFGVPPSKWKGICQTKNFTCNNKIIGARYYDIANMSDPRYDIKSPRDTEGHGSHTASTVAGREVQNASLYSIGEGIARGGVPNARIAVYKVCWFSGCYDVDILAAFDDAIADGVDIISVSLGSVVPTPYHKDSISIGTFHAMKKGILTSCSAGNSGPVRRQVSNYYPWALTVAASTIDRKFVTRVVLGDGQIFFGASLNGFTPNGTAFPLVYSGDVNNVTFGAGPEQSKMCLWGTLSRKAEGGIVLCDISGDAASARMANAAGMIMPFAYLEIAFSFPAPSVLISFEDHAKLFDYIRTTETPIATILITEAFEDSMAPLVTKFSSRGPNPISPEILKPDITAPGANILAAWSPLGQASIYMFDKRSIDYNIISGTSMSCPHATGAAAYVKASHPDWSPAAIKSALMTTATIMDPRKNSDAEFAYGSGQIDPLKAVDPGLVYDASEADYVNFLCNEGYNTSLVRLISGDASNCSTPGTTRDLNYPSFALSLLDGEEVSATYTRTVTNVGSPNSTYNYEAFLPPPFTVVVEPTVLTFTEVGEKKSFTMKIVGSPMVQVPIVSGSLTWTDGNYSIRSPIVFFNNIPTSFAAFDENTSKKTSLEKKVLKVQEQNYMNILQPVPMTRTTVPGKYHA from the exons ATGGGAGATCTTCCGGAGGGAGGAGAGTCTCTTCATTCTACGCATCACAACATCCTTAGTGACGTCTTAGGAAG TCATTCTTTGGCCAAGGAAGCACTAGTATACAGTTACGGAAGGAGTTTTAATGGATTCGTAGCCAAACTTGCAGATGCCGAGGTAGCAAAGCTCACAG CTGCGAAGGGAGTGGTTTCTGTGTTTCCTAACAGAAAGCTCCAGATTCATACAACAAGATCATGGAATTTCTTGGGTGTACCTAGATCCGATCCTCTAAAGCCTACTGAAGGAAGCGTTATTGTTGGAATGTTTGATACAG GTCTTTGGCCAGAGAGTAAGAGTTTTGAAGATGAAAGTTTTGGTGTACCTCCTTCGAAATGGAAAGGAATTTGCCAAACAAAAAATTTTACATGCAACAA CAAGATCATTGGGGCTCGATACTATGATATTGCAAACATGTCCGATCCTCGCTATGACATCAAGTCACCAAGAGACACAGAGGGGCATGGAAGTCACACTGCATCGACTGTGGCTGGTCGAGAGGTGCAAAATGCAAGTTTGTATAGCATCGGAGAAGGCATTGCAAGAGGCGGAGTTCCAAATGCAAGAATTGCAGTCTATAAAGTATGCTGGTTCTCAGGGTGTTATGATGTTGACATCTTAGCTGCCTTCGATGATGCAATTGCTGACGGGGTTGACATCATATCTGTATCACTTGGCAGTGTTGTGCCAACACCATACCATAAAGACTCAATTTCTATTGGAACCTTCCATGCCATGAAAAAGGGTATCTTGACATCTTGTTCTGCTGGAAACAGTGGTCCAGTTCGCAGACAAGTCTCAAATTACTACCCTTGGGCACTGACTGTCGCGGCAAGCACAATTGACAGAAAATTTGTTACTAGAGTGGTGCTCGGGGATGGACAAATTTTTTTT GGAGCTTCGCTCAATGGTTTCACTCCCAATGGCACTGCATTCCCCTTGGTATACTCAGGAGACGTTAACAATGTAACTTTCGGGGCTGGTCCAGAGCAGTCAAAAATGTGTTTGTGGGGAACTCTTAGTAGAAAAGCTGAAGGGGGGATCGTTCTTTGTGATATTTCCGGTGATGCTGCATCAGCTCGTATGGCTAATGCAGCGGGAATGATTATGCCATTTGCATACCTTGAAATTGCATTTTCTTTTCCGGCACCATCAGTTCTTATCAGTTTTGAAGATCACGCCAAGTTATTCGATTACATTAGGACTACAGA AACACCAATCGCTACAATTCTTATCACTGAAGCATTCGAAGATAGCATGGCTCCTCTTGTCACCAAATTCTCATCAAGGGGACCAAACCCCATTAGTCCCGAGATCCTCAAG CCCGACATAACAGCCCCCGGGGCTAACATCCTTGCGGCTTGGTCTCCCCTTGGACAAGCTTCGATTTATATGTTTGACAAGAGAAGTATTGATTACAACATAATCTCCGGAACATCCATGTCTTGTCCCCATGCTACTGGCGCCGCTGCATACGTTAAGGCCTCCCACCCAGACTGGTCTCCAGCCGCTATAAAGTCGGCGTTAATGACTACAG CAACCATTATGGACCCAAGGAAGAATTCTGATGCAGAATTTGCATACGGCTCTGGGCAAATCGACCCACTGAAAGCAGTTGATCCTGGTCTAGTATATGATGCTTCAGAAGCAGATTATGTAAATTTCTTATGCAATGAAGGTTACAACACCAGTCTAGTCAGACTCATCTCTGGTGATGCTAGCAATTGCTCTACTCCTGGCACAACACGGGACTTGAATTACCCATCATTTGCTCTCTCTTTATTAGATGGAGAAGAAGTGAGCGCCACATACACAAGGACTGTCACTAACGTCGGATCTCCGAATTCTACTTACAACTATGAAGCCTTTTTGCCACCACCCTTTACCGTGGTTGTCGAACCTACTGTTCTAACTTTTACTGAAGTTGGAGAAAAGAAATCATTTACCATGAAAATTGTTGGATCACCAATGGTGCAAGTGCCAATTGTCTCAGGCTCACTGACGTGGACAGACGGGAACTACTCTATTAGAAGCCCAATAGTGTTTTTCAATAACATTCCCACAAGCTTTGCAGCTTTTGATGAGAACACATCGAAGAAAACTTCATTGGAGAAGAAGGTGCTTAAGGTACAAGAGCAGAATTATATGAACATATTACAACCTGTTCCCATGACTAGAACTACCGTCCCAGGCAAGTATCATGCATGA